In Pigmentibacter ruber, a genomic segment contains:
- a CDS encoding DotU family type IV/VI secretion system protein gives MSISVLQTKNIQFFEKFCFDLTLFEKTIDLKLEIIKERSITELKDFYSEIKEIWNEIYKNIVLFVTNNTSYERINNKIYLEFQYAMIALSDEFFLKKNNEISDYWKDNTLEYTFYGTRSSGSVIFDKIEKIIKENDTLNSDLAYVYLLLLGLGFKGKFHITKEEDKIKFYQKELFKILNSKLNITEEKELVLNNSLSIPKEIKELFLPDIKKWYFYILITIFLYLLISSLLWFFITNKSSEKIEKYNQILNELVK, from the coding sequence ATGAGTATATCGGTACTTCAAACTAAAAATATTCAATTTTTTGAAAAATTTTGCTTTGATTTGACATTATTTGAGAAAACAATTGATTTGAAATTAGAGATTATAAAAGAAAGATCAATTACTGAATTAAAAGATTTTTATTCTGAGATAAAGGAAATTTGGAATGAAATTTATAAAAATATTGTACTTTTTGTTACAAATAATACATCCTATGAAAGAATAAATAATAAGATATATTTAGAGTTTCAATATGCAATGATAGCTCTTAGTGATGAATTTTTTTTGAAAAAAAATAATGAAATTTCAGATTACTGGAAAGATAACACTCTTGAATATACATTTTATGGAACTAGATCTTCTGGGTCAGTTATTTTTGATAAAATTGAAAAAATTATTAAAGAAAATGACACATTAAATTCAGATCTAGCATACGTTTACTTGCTTTTACTTGGCTTGGGTTTTAAAGGAAAATTTCATATTACAAAAGAAGAAGATAAAATTAAATTTTATCAAAAAGAACTTTTCAAAATTTTGAATAGTAAATTAAATATTACAGAAGAAAAAGAATTAGTCTTAAATAATTCATTAAGTATTCCAAAAGAAATTAAAGAACTATTTTTACCTGACATAAAAAAATGGTATTTTTACATATTGATAACGATTTTTTTATATTTATTAATTTCAAGTTTACTTTGGTTCTTTATAACAAATAAAAGTAGTGAAAAAATTGAAAAGTATAATCAAATTTTAAATGAGTTAGTTAAATGA